AGCCATCGAATGGCTCTACCAAACTAGTTTCGGTCGACTGCTCTTAAAATTATTGGTCGGCCCAAGCTTTTCAAATTGGAAGGCCAAGCAAAATAGCAAACCGTCTTCAGCTAAGAAGATTGCGGATTTTGTTGAAAACTATGACATCGACTTATCAGAAGCAGAAAAGGATAGCTTTCATTCCTTCAATGATTTCTTTACACGTAAATTAAAACCAACTGCTCGGCCGATTGATTCTAATCCACAATCAGTGGTAGCCGTTTGCGATGGTAAGTTGCAAGTTTTCCCTTTGAATCATCAAACGCAGTTTACTATTAAGAATAGCCAATATAGTTTACTGGATATCATTCAAGACGAGACGCTAGCGGAAACCTTTAAGGGCGGTTATTGTTTCGTTTACCGATTAAGTATGGATGATTATCACCGTTATATTTATCCTGACGGGGGTCGTTGCTTAACAGAAGGCCGTATAAAAGGGAAGTTGCACACCGTCCGACCGATTGCCCATGAATTTGTATCTGTTTTTAGTGAAAATACTCGCCACTGGCAGTTGCTGGCGACCCAGCACTTTGGTCAGCTGCTGTATATGGAAGTGGGGGCAATGTTAGTAGGGAAAATTCAGAACCATGGGCATAGCCGTTTTGAAAGAGGGCAAGAAAAAGGTTACTTTGAATACGGCGCCTCAACGATTATTGTCTGCTATCAAAAAGATAAGCTAAAGGTAGCTGGTGATATTTTACGACAAAGTCGTGCAGGCGTAGAAGTAAAAGTTAAATTAGGAGAAAAGGTTGGCGAAGCATATGTTTAAAAGACTTAATGGGTATATCAATGAAATGTACCCGATTATACCGAGATTGCTTATTAGTTTATTAATGGTAGCTGTTCAGTATTTTGCGGTGATAACCTTCGCTCAAAATCAGCCAGCTTATCAGTTTAATTGGGCAGATGTGGGTGTTGTTTACACCGTCTTTGCTTTTTTATTTTTATTACGGATTGCAGATGAATTTAAAGATTTTGAAAATGATAAGATTAATTATCCAGAGCGTGCTTTACCATCTGGGCGTGTCTTTAAAAAAGATTTGTGGGCGTTAGGAATTATTTTGTTTATAACGATGGTAGCAGTGAATCTCTTGTTGCCGCAATCTGTTTTACCTTTTGCCTTAGTTGTTTTTTACGGCTTTTTGATGACAGTTTGGTTTTTCCAACGGGATAAAATTGAACCAAGTTTGGTATTAGCGCTTATTAGCCATAATCCAGTTCAGCTGATTTTAAGTTTTTACGTGATTCATTACGTTTGCTTTCGCTACCAGTTGCCTATTTGGACTTGGCAAAACATATGTGTGGCTTTAGCGCTCTATATTCCTGCCTTACTTTGGGAAATTTCTCGAAAAATTAAAGCACCGGAAGATGAAAATCAGTATGTGACTTATTCGCAAGTTTGGGGCTTTGAAGGCTCGTTGCGGGTTGTTTTGGCAGTTGCCGCTGTCGGTGTTTTCTTTGCCATGGTCTTAGTTTACCAACAAATGGGGTCCTTCTTACTAATTCTAGCTTACGGGGTATTGGTTTATTTCATTTATCGCTACTACCAAGCGCCTCAAGGCAAGCATTTGAAGGCATTAGTGCCAGCCTATTTAATTGCTCATTTGTTGATTTTCTTAGTCTTAATTTGTTTACGATACTTTTAGATGTTAGGAGATAGTCGCATGTGGTTGAAGGATAGTCAGCTAACCCTCCAAAATGCAGGGGGTAAAGCAACAGCATTGGCTGAAATGAAAAAAATAGGGCTCAATGTTCCCGATTTTATTGTCCTATCCGTTGCGGGTGGCGAAACAATCAGCGAACGATTAGAGCCTGCCTTAACAGAAAAAGAAAATGACCAACTATATCGTTTATTAGATGACTGCTGTTCGGATTATGACGTGTTTTCAGTGCGCTCTTCTGCTGTTAAAGAAGATAGTCATGACCTGTCTTTTGCCGGTTTATTCGATACGTATTTGAATGTGAGCCGCGATCAATTGGCTGAAAATATTGCTAAGTGTTTAGCATCAGCTCGTTCAAAACATGTGGAAGATTATGCTGATCATAACCAGTTAGACCAATCAGATTTGAAAATGGCAGTTATTATTCAAGGTATGGTTGCATCTGAAAAAGCGGGTGTTTTATTTACTGCTAACCCAAATGGTTTATTAAATGAACAAGTTTTAGTAGTTGGTAATGGTTTGGGAGATGGTATCGTCGATGGCATTGTGCCAGTTACGACTTACTATATTAAGGCAGATGAAGGTCTATCTTATTATGAACAAGACGAGGACTCACCGTTACTTGAGGCTGCGGAATTAGCAAGTTTGCTTCAACAGGCAAAGCAGTTGCAAACAACGAGTAAGAGCTATTTGGATTGTGAGTTTGCCATTTCAGGTGGTCAGGTTTATTATCTTCAATCGCGTCCGATTACGACACTAAAACCAAAAGACCAAGCGGGAACGCCGCTTATTTTAAATAACAGTAATTTGGTTGAAAGTTATCCGGGTATTAGTTCGCCATTAACAGAAAGTTTTATTCAGTATGCCTACCAGCAAGTTTTTAGAGGTGTCGCTTGGCGCTTTTCTAAATCAGACAGTCTACTAGAGGATTATGATGATGCTTTTTCAACCTTAGTGGTTAGCACTAATGGTCGCATGTACTACAACATGAATCATCTCTATAGCTTGCTTCAATTTCTACCCTTTCCGCAACAGGTCTTACCTATTTGGCAGGAAATGATGGGTTTTTCGCAAAAAGAAGTGATTTTAGCTCCCAATCTCAAGAAAAAAACGAGCCTCTTTGATAGTTTACGCATTTCTGCCCGCATACTGAAAGAGTTTTTCACGACACCAGGTCAGATGGCAGCCTTAAATCAATCCTTTGATCAAGTGGAAGATTATTTCAATGCCCACTACTCAGATCAAATGGGGATGGATGAGGTGAAGTCTCTTTATAACGGCTTAGCCGAGCGTATCTTAATGAAGTGGGATATTACCCTCGTCAATGATTTATATGCCTTTGTTTATACCGGTCTCTTGAAAAAGAGCTTATCTAAATGGGGCGGTGCGGAATCGGAAGAACAGTGGAATCAGTGGTTTTCTGGCATACCGGCCATTAGTAGTATGGAACCTGTTAGGGCCATGGAAGACTTGGCTAACTATGTTCTGCGTCACCAAATTTTGGATGACTTACTAGCACTTACTTCGGTAGATGAGCTAGAAGCTTATTTAGAAAAAGACCAAACAGGATTTGCACAACACTTTACCTACTATATTAATCGCTATGGCGACCGCTCGCTAGAAGAATTGAAACTAGAAACGGAAACGTTTCGCGCTAATCCGATGAAGGCAATCCAGCAACTGATTTCCTTTTGCCAGCACCCAACTAATCATGGGCAAACGAAACAAGCTGATCAATCCTTAACTTTTTCTGCTTCTTTTTGGAAAAAAGGATTGGTTCGTTATTTGAGTAAACATGCTCGCCTAGGAATTGAAAATCGTGAAATATCACGTCTAAACCGCAGCCGTATTTACGGTATGGTGCGGACGATGATGTTACGAATGGGGAAACTTGCAGAGGAAGCAGGTTGGTTAGACCATTCTCGAGATATTTTTTGGCTAACGATGGACGAAGTCATGACCTTGTCAGCAGAAACATCTGCCAAAGTAGTCGTTGAAGAACGACGTAACCGATATAACGGCTACGACCAATTGCCACCATACGGTTATTTGGTGTTTCAAGATCAAGTTGTTAATAAAGCTGTTCAAACGGTCCAATCATTGATAGATGATGAGCAGACTAATCATTTCCAAGGCATCGCAACGTCTAGTGGGAAAGTCAGTGGAGACGTGTTAGTGATTGCCAACCCCAATGAGGTAACGGAAAGTGTGATTGGGAAAATTCTAGTAACGACTATGACGGATCCGGGCTGGGTCTTTTTACTGACACAGGCTAAAGGGATTATCGCTGAAAAAGGGTCGCTCCTCTCCCATACAGCCATTATTTCAAGAGAGTTAAATATACCAGCTGTTGTTGGTATTAAACAAATTACCCAACGATTAAAGACCGGAGATCAGGTGGAATTAGATGCTAATACGGGGCGAGTAACGATTTTGAAGCGAAAGGGTGAGCAGAATGAAAGCTAACTGTCCCATTCTAACGGATAAAACGCTAGAGGCATTCGTTTCTTTTTCAACTCATTTATATGAACCCGCCTATCAGACTGAAAATCAAACAGAGTTAAGGGCGTTACTGACGACGAGCCATCCTTTAAGTCACTACTTTCAAATGATTCCCATTTGGGTTGTCGAGGATGACCACATTCTAGCCCGTGCTGTCTTGTCCATTTATCCGGACGATGATGCAGCTTACTTGGGTTATTTTGAAAGTGAAAACAATCCAGAAGCTGCTCGTTTACTCTTTGAAGAGGCAGTCCGTCAGAGTCGCTTGCATCAGAAGAAGCAGTTAGAAGGGCCGATGAATGCTAGTTTTTGGTTGGGCTATCGTTTGAAAACCAATCATTTCAACGACCAACCTTACTTTTCAGAAAGTTACCAACCGGACTATTACCAACAGCTTTGGGAAGCGAATAGCTTTAAACGGACTGACCGCTATTTTTCCAACCACTATGCGCCAGTCGATGAGCAGATGTCGCGGCATAAGTATGCGAAACGTTATCGCCAATTTCAAGAAAAAGGCTACATGATTAAGAGTCCAAGTCGAGCAACGTTGGATCAAGACTTTGCGGCTGTTGCCGAATTAATCCAAGACCGCTTCAAAAGCTTTCCCGTATTCAAACAAGTTAGCCCTGATGAGTTCATTTCCTTATTTTCAAACTTAAAACTGATTTTAAGGAAAAGGTACGTCAAATTGGCTTATACCTCTGCCGGCGAAATGGTGGGGTTTATCATTTCAGTTCCTGATTATGGCAATCTGTTTAACCGCCAGCAACTGACGGTGAAAACATTGCTATCCTTAGTTGCAATCAAATGTTTTAGTCGTCGTTACATTGTGATGAATATGGCTGTTAAAGAAGGGCATGAAGGATTAGGATCAGCGATGGTTTACGCCTTGATGACTGAATACAATAAACGCCGTATTCAAGCGACCTCGTCCTATATTCATGAGGGAAAAGTGTCGGGAAGCTATGTCTTTGGTAGTGTTGAAAGGCAAAGCGAGTATGCCTACTACGTGAGGGAAGTAGATGACGTCTGATGAAAATCAAAATAGGAGTTGGGACGTTCAAACGTCTCAACTCCTATTTGATTAGCAAGCGAAAGTCATCTTCAGATAGGAGATGGATATTTCGGCCTTGGCCTTGTAATTCGCGCACCATTTGAATTTTGCGACTTTCTAATGCGGTGCCGATTTTTTGCCAATCACTCATAGCAACTACCACATAGGTGGTTTCGTAGCTGAGTTGGCTGTCAAAATAGCCGCCAGCATTGGCAACAATTTGAGCGGCGTCGTCACGCTTAATGCCTTTTAGACGTCCGGTAAAGCACACATGTTTTTTATAAAAAGGATGACTAGGGTCAAAAGACTGGCTAGTTGGTTGAATCAGTGAGCGTTTCGGCGCAGGTTGACGGCGACTAGTTGCTTTAACAGGCCCGAAACGGTGAGAAAATAGTTTTCCCATCTGGTAGTTATGTTCAGTTAAAAAACGTTCAATGTCACCATCATAAGGACGCAAGAGGCGATTGGCAACTAAGCCGCATGCTTTTGCATCATCACCAGCATGGTGGTGGTGATCAATGGTTAAATCGTAATAAGCTAGTACACTTACTAGGCTGTTACTTGATAAATCGAGCAAGCGCTTGGCCATGGCACAACTACAAAAATAGTCATTTTCTAATTTAGGTAAATGATACCGTTCGATTGTTTTTTGCAAGCAGTTCACATCAAACGGGGCATAGTGAGCCACTAGCGGGTTGTCACCGATAAAGCCACGAATCTCATCATAAATTTGATCAAAACGAGGTGCATGGTGGACATCTTCTGGATAAATACCGTGAACAGCAATATTAGATGAATAAAACGGCTGCAAGGGATTGATTAACTGGTAGTAACGGTCAACTTCTTTTCCATTCGAAAAGCGACTCATCCCGATGGAGCAAATACTGTCTCCGCGGTTATTGGAGGTTTCGAAGTCAAGTGCGATAAAATCCAATTAAGCTCCCTCTTTCTAAATAAGTGTTAATCCCATTATACCGCACTTTATTTTGTTATAATAGAATTATTCAAACAGACAGGAGCTGGTGACATGCACCATTATTCAATAGAAGAGTTAGATAATAGTCGAATGTATAAAATGATTTCCGGAAGCATTATTCCGCGTGCCATCGGATGGATTACGACATTAGATGAAGAGAGTGAAGTCGTTAATGCTGCGCCATTTAGTTTTACAAGTGGTGTATCCAATGAAATGCCACTCATTTCAATGGCTATTTTAAGAAAAAATGGCGAAACTAAGGATTCTGCTCGCAACTTGCTTAAGTATAAAAATGGTGTTGTTCATATTGTGAGTGCCGATATTGTTGACGAAATGAACGAAACAGCTGCTAACTTAAAGGCAGACGAAAGTGAACTGGATCGCACCAACCTCCATTTAATTCCTAGTACTCGTGTCAAAACACCTGGTATTAAAGAAGCTAAAATTAGAATGGAAGTAACCGTTTATGATTATCATCCGGTCAAAGACCGTGCTGGTAAGATTGTGACCGACTTTTTCTTCTTAGAAGTCACCGATTTTCATTTTGATGAGGCAGTCTTTGATGTCGAAAAAGAATACATTAGCGTTGAAGCCTTACAACCTGTAGCGCGTTTGGCCGGACCTTATTATGCAACGTTGGACGATGTTTATCGCAAAGATCGCCCACAATAACAGAAGATGATTATTTACATTATCCCTCTTTTTAGCTAAGGTTTAGGAAAGGAGGGATTATGAATTCATGATACAAGAAAACCAACAGGCCATTTATATTATTGGCGATTCAACTGCTGCAGAAAAGACAGCCGATAAACGACCTGAAACAGGATGGGGCGAGTATATTGCCGATTATTTAGAGGGTTCTTATGAAATCCATAACCATGCTATGAATGGTCGTTCCACGCTGTCGTTTTTAGCAGAAGGCTTATTTGATGCAGTTGAAAATCAGTTGAAGGCTGGGGATTACCTGATTATCCAATTTGGCCACAATGATCAGAAGAAAGAGGATCCGAGCCGATATGCAGATCCTTACGGTAGTTATCAAGACCATATTCGCCATTATGTTGACCGTGCACGTCAAAAAGGTGCGACGCCGATTATTCTATCATCTATTACACGTCGGGATTTTATAGACGGTCAGGTTAATGCTGATATATTGGGCGAGTATCCAAGGTCAGCAATGGGATTGGCTAGCGAACTCGAGTTAGCTCATGCGGATATCTTTAAAAAAACACAAGCCTATATTAGCCAACTTGGTGAGGACGAGTCAAAATCACTCTACCTTCATTTAGAAGCTGGCGCTCACCCCAACTATCCAGACGGAATCAGTGATAATACGCATCTGAATGTAAACGGTGCCAAAAAGATTGCTGAACTTATCGCGGAAGAACTAAATTTAATTTTATAAGGAGGAATGTTAGAACAATGACAGCAGTAGACTTACAACTGGGTATTCGTGCCCACGATTTAGGCCAACTTCCCATCGAAGAATTAACGGATAAGATGATTGATTATGGCTTTAATCATGCCCACTTCGCAATTAAAAAATCCTTTCCCCATAGTGTGCCATCGGTTCAACAGATGACGCCTGGAACAGCTAACTATATTCATCAGCATTTTGCTAAAAAGGGAATTAAATTATCAATACTGGGAAGTTATGTGAATTTATCATCGTTAGATTTGGCTGTTCGAAAACAAGCGATTGCTGATTTTAAGAGTCATATCTATTTGGCTCATGAATTTGGTGCCGCTATGGTGGCAACCGAAACGGGTTCAGTTGGAAATGGTTATACAACTGATAACTTTACAGAAGAAGCCTATCAGATTGCCTTAGAATCAGTTAGAGAGATTGTTAAAGAAGCTGAACAATTTGGCGTAACGGTAGCGATTGAGGCAGGAATCAACCATCCGATTCATACAGCTGCCTTATTAAGACGACTGGTGGATGAAGTAAATTCGCCTAATATTAAAGTGATTTTAGATTGTGCTAATTTAATGGCTGTCGATAATTACGAGCGCCAAGAAGACGTTATTAATGAGGCACTTAGCCTATTAGATAAGTATATTATTGCCCTTCATATTAAAGATTTCATCGTTGAAGATGGAAAAATTAAAATCGTGCCAGTTGGCCATGGGTGGATGAATTACGAGGCTATTTTACGTTACGCTAAGTATCAAAAGCCACATATTTTTACTTCACTAGAAGCAACAACGGAACCTCATTTAACCGATAGTATTGCTCTTATTCAGGGCATCTACAACAAACTATAAAAAAGTCACCTGCTGGGGAGCAGGTGACTTTTTCATGGGGTAAACAGATTAACCTTTAACCGATCCAACCATAGCACCTTTTACAAAGTACTTTTGAACAAAAGGATAAGCAATTAACATCGGTAAAGTTGCAATAATGATAACAGCCATCTTAACTGATTGAGCAGGTGGAACAACATCAACCACTGATGCGTCAGCGTTCAGGCCACTTGAAACTAAAACGATTTGGCGAAGTAGCACTTGAACAGGCCATTTAGAAGAGTCATTAATATAGAGAATAGCAGATTGGTAAGTGTTCCAGTAGTTTACCGCATAGAATAGAGAGATTGTGGCAATTGATGGTAAGGATAGGGGTAAAATAATTCTAAAGAAGACCCCTAAGTCTGTACAACCATCCATTTTGGCAGATTCTTCTAAACTATCCGGAATCCCTTGGAAGAAGTTACGCATGATAATCATATTATAAGCACTAACTGCACCTGGTAAAATTAATGACCAAATGGAATCAATCAGTCCTAAGTTGTTAACAACTAAGAAAGTAGGAATCATACCACCACTAAATAACATAGTAAAGACAACCAAGAAGTTAACAAAACTTCTACCATGTAAATAGCGACGTGATAGAGCATAGGCCATAAATGATGTGAGAACCATACTAATAAATGTTCCGACAATGGTTACAAAAAGAGAAACGCCGATACTTTTAAAGATAGTGGGTGTCGATAAGATGTAACGATAAGCATCAAGTGAAAATGTTCTTGGGAAAAGAATAAAGGTACGAGTCGTAATTTCAGCAGGTGTTGCAAATGATGTTGCTAAGATATTAATAAATGGAACTAAGCACAGTAAAGAGAAAATAGTCAAAAATATAATGTTGACGATATCAAAGGCCTTTTCTCCTTTTGAGGCATATCTCCATTTATTAGCATCTTTTAAGCTAACTTTAGTTTTATTCTTGCTCATGTTTATACCTCCGTATAAGATTGATAGTCTAGTGTCATCGAGACGTTACTTGGATTATTATTTTTGCCGAAATAAAAATACAAAACGTTTACAGTTAAACTTTATCACGATGATGAGATGACGTAAATAATCAACAAACCACAAGGCCCATAAAACAAGTAAATGAGGTTGAAGAGTGGCGACTAAAATAAGATAATCATCTGGAAAATCCAACCTTATAAATGAGAATATGATACCGCTTACTCAAATAAAGCCTTCAAAATGGCGTAGTACCAACTAAAAAAAGGTAGCGCTTACACTAATCATGAAATGATTATTTCTGTAATGGCTATAATTGTGTAGGATAAATGTAGCCGAAATGAAACAAACGATTCACAACATACTATTCAATTATATTTCTATTAAATGATCGTTAGGAGGCATCCGTTTTGGAAAAAGCAACAGTAACAGCGACACCATTTCAACGGACAAAAAAAGAACTAAATGCACGTAAGCGCAAGAAAATGTGGGCGCAAATTAAATCAAATAAATATCTCTACTTAATGTTATTACCCGGCGTATTGTATTTTATTATTTTTAAATACTTGCCTATGGGTGGGTTGGTTATTGCCTTTCAAGATTATCAACCTTGGGCTGGGATTTCAGGAAGTCCATTTGTTGGCTTGAAACACTTTATTCGACTATTCACTGAAGATACCTTCATGATGCTGATGAGAAATACACTAGCCATATTTGCTCTTAATATCGTCTTCTCTTTCCCGTTTCCGATTCTACTTTCTCTCTTATTAAATGAATTGAGAAGTGACAAGATGAAAAAGGGTATTCAGACCATTATCTATCTGCCTCACTTTATGTCATGGGTAATCGTTGTTTCGATTTTCTATGTCTTATTAACAACAGAGGGCGGTGTGATTAACAATATTATTGTCGCAAACGGTGGACAACGCGTTTCCTTCCTGACAGAAGCAGCTTGGCTGAGACCGATGTATACCTTCCAACAAATTTGGAAAGGTGCAGGTTGGGGAACAATCGTTTACTTAGCAGCCATAACTAATGTGGATGAACAACTTTATGAAGCAGCAGATATGGATGGTGCTAATCGTTTTAGAAAAATTTGGCATATTACCTTGCCAGCCATTCGTCCAACCATCATTACCTTGTTAATTTTAAAAATTGGTGATGTTTTGGAATTAGGTTTTGAGCATATGTTCCTCTTAATGAACTCGATGAATAAGGAAGTCGCTCAAATATTTGATACCTTTGTCTATACAGCAGGTATTCAAAATGGTCAGTTAAGTTACTCAACAGCAGTAGGTTTGTTTAAAGGATTAGTTGGTCTGGTATTAGTTGTTGGCGCTAATAAGTTAGCAAAGAAATTAGGCGAAGACGGCGTTTACTAATTCATAGTCCTAAGAGGGGAGAAGAACAGTGCAAACATTAAACAAAATCGATAAACTTAACCATTATTTGATTGGGTTTTGGAAAATAATCTATCTGAATATGTTATGGCTGTTGTTCTCCTTATTAGGGTTAGGACTTTTTGGAGTGGGACCAGCGACTTATGCAGTAACAAAATATGTATTTAGGTGGTTGCATTTCAAAGAAGAACCAGCTGTTTTTCAAACAATTTGGGACTATTATCGAGAGAATTTCAAGCAGTCTAATATAGTGAGCTGGTTATTGATGGTAATCCTGCTAATAGTAACGATTAATCTTTTCAACGTGACGCAGTGGTACCTTCAAGTCGCTAATATACTA
This genomic interval from Jeotgalibaca arthritidis contains the following:
- a CDS encoding phosphatidylserine decarboxylase yields the protein MADYYNRQKDTIEKEKEVGGKAIEWLYQTSFGRLLLKLLVGPSFSNWKAKQNSKPSSAKKIADFVENYDIDLSEAEKDSFHSFNDFFTRKLKPTARPIDSNPQSVVAVCDGKLQVFPLNHQTQFTIKNSQYSLLDIIQDETLAETFKGGYCFVYRLSMDDYHRYIYPDGGRCLTEGRIKGKLHTVRPIAHEFVSVFSENTRHWQLLATQHFGQLLYMEVGAMLVGKIQNHGHSRFERGQEKGYFEYGASTIIVCYQKDKLKVAGDILRQSRAGVEVKVKLGEKVGEAYV
- a CDS encoding UbiA family prenyltransferase yields the protein MFKRLNGYINEMYPIIPRLLISLLMVAVQYFAVITFAQNQPAYQFNWADVGVVYTVFAFLFLLRIADEFKDFENDKINYPERALPSGRVFKKDLWALGIILFITMVAVNLLLPQSVLPFALVVFYGFLMTVWFFQRDKIEPSLVLALISHNPVQLILSFYVIHYVCFRYQLPIWTWQNICVALALYIPALLWEISRKIKAPEDENQYVTYSQVWGFEGSLRVVLAVAAVGVFFAMVLVYQQMGSFLLILAYGVLVYFIYRYYQAPQGKHLKALVPAYLIAHLLIFLVLICLRYF
- a CDS encoding PEP/pyruvate-binding domain-containing protein gives rise to the protein MWLKDSQLTLQNAGGKATALAEMKKIGLNVPDFIVLSVAGGETISERLEPALTEKENDQLYRLLDDCCSDYDVFSVRSSAVKEDSHDLSFAGLFDTYLNVSRDQLAENIAKCLASARSKHVEDYADHNQLDQSDLKMAVIIQGMVASEKAGVLFTANPNGLLNEQVLVVGNGLGDGIVDGIVPVTTYYIKADEGLSYYEQDEDSPLLEAAELASLLQQAKQLQTTSKSYLDCEFAISGGQVYYLQSRPITTLKPKDQAGTPLILNNSNLVESYPGISSPLTESFIQYAYQQVFRGVAWRFSKSDSLLEDYDDAFSTLVVSTNGRMYYNMNHLYSLLQFLPFPQQVLPIWQEMMGFSQKEVILAPNLKKKTSLFDSLRISARILKEFFTTPGQMAALNQSFDQVEDYFNAHYSDQMGMDEVKSLYNGLAERILMKWDITLVNDLYAFVYTGLLKKSLSKWGGAESEEQWNQWFSGIPAISSMEPVRAMEDLANYVLRHQILDDLLALTSVDELEAYLEKDQTGFAQHFTYYINRYGDRSLEELKLETETFRANPMKAIQQLISFCQHPTNHGQTKQADQSLTFSASFWKKGLVRYLSKHARLGIENREISRLNRSRIYGMVRTMMLRMGKLAEEAGWLDHSRDIFWLTMDEVMTLSAETSAKVVVEERRNRYNGYDQLPPYGYLVFQDQVVNKAVQTVQSLIDDEQTNHFQGIATSSGKVSGDVLVIANPNEVTESVIGKILVTTMTDPGWVFLLTQAKGIIAEKGSLLSHTAIISRELNIPAVVGIKQITQRLKTGDQVELDANTGRVTILKRKGEQNES
- a CDS encoding exonuclease domain-containing protein; this encodes MDFIALDFETSNNRGDSICSIGMSRFSNGKEVDRYYQLINPLQPFYSSNIAVHGIYPEDVHHAPRFDQIYDEIRGFIGDNPLVAHYAPFDVNCLQKTIERYHLPKLENDYFCSCAMAKRLLDLSSNSLVSVLAYYDLTIDHHHHAGDDAKACGLVANRLLRPYDGDIERFLTEHNYQMGKLFSHRFGPVKATSRRQPAPKRSLIQPTSQSFDPSHPFYKKHVCFTGRLKGIKRDDAAQIVANAGGYFDSQLSYETTYVVVAMSDWQKIGTALESRKIQMVRELQGQGRNIHLLSEDDFRLLIK
- a CDS encoding flavin reductase family protein is translated as MHHYSIEELDNSRMYKMISGSIIPRAIGWITTLDEESEVVNAAPFSFTSGVSNEMPLISMAILRKNGETKDSARNLLKYKNGVVHIVSADIVDEMNETAANLKADESELDRTNLHLIPSTRVKTPGIKEAKIRMEVTVYDYHPVKDRAGKIVTDFFFLEVTDFHFDEAVFDVEKEYISVEALQPVARLAGPYYATLDDVYRKDRPQ
- a CDS encoding rhamnogalacturonan acetylesterase is translated as MIQENQQAIYIIGDSTAAEKTADKRPETGWGEYIADYLEGSYEIHNHAMNGRSTLSFLAEGLFDAVENQLKAGDYLIIQFGHNDQKKEDPSRYADPYGSYQDHIRHYVDRARQKGATPIILSSITRRDFIDGQVNADILGEYPRSAMGLASELELAHADIFKKTQAYISQLGEDESKSLYLHLEAGAHPNYPDGISDNTHLNVNGAKKIAELIAEELNLIL
- a CDS encoding sugar phosphate isomerase/epimerase family protein, whose amino-acid sequence is MTAVDLQLGIRAHDLGQLPIEELTDKMIDYGFNHAHFAIKKSFPHSVPSVQQMTPGTANYIHQHFAKKGIKLSILGSYVNLSSLDLAVRKQAIADFKSHIYLAHEFGAAMVATETGSVGNGYTTDNFTEEAYQIALESVREIVKEAEQFGVTVAIEAGINHPIHTAALLRRLVDEVNSPNIKVILDCANLMAVDNYERQEDVINEALSLLDKYIIALHIKDFIVEDGKIKIVPVGHGWMNYEAILRYAKYQKPHIFTSLEATTEPHLTDSIALIQGIYNKL
- a CDS encoding carbohydrate ABC transporter permease; amino-acid sequence: MSKNKTKVSLKDANKWRYASKGEKAFDIVNIIFLTIFSLLCLVPFINILATSFATPAEITTRTFILFPRTFSLDAYRYILSTPTIFKSIGVSLFVTIVGTFISMVLTSFMAYALSRRYLHGRSFVNFLVVFTMLFSGGMIPTFLVVNNLGLIDSIWSLILPGAVSAYNMIIMRNFFQGIPDSLEESAKMDGCTDLGVFFRIILPLSLPSIATISLFYAVNYWNTYQSAILYINDSSKWPVQVLLRQIVLVSSGLNADASVVDVVPPAQSVKMAVIIIATLPMLIAYPFVQKYFVKGAMVGSVKG
- a CDS encoding ABC transporter permease; translated protein: MEKATVTATPFQRTKKELNARKRKKMWAQIKSNKYLYLMLLPGVLYFIIFKYLPMGGLVIAFQDYQPWAGISGSPFVGLKHFIRLFTEDTFMMLMRNTLAIFALNIVFSFPFPILLSLLLNELRSDKMKKGIQTIIYLPHFMSWVIVVSIFYVLLTTEGGVINNIIVANGGQRVSFLTEAAWLRPMYTFQQIWKGAGWGTIVYLAAITNVDEQLYEAADMDGANRFRKIWHITLPAIRPTIITLLILKIGDVLELGFEHMFLLMNSMNKEVAQIFDTFVYTAGIQNGQLSYSTAVGLFKGLVGLVLVVGANKLAKKLGEDGVY
- a CDS encoding YesL family protein, with translation MQTLNKIDKLNHYLIGFWKIIYLNMLWLLFSLLGLGLFGVGPATYAVTKYVFRWLHFKEEPAVFQTIWDYYRENFKQSNIVSWLLMVILLIVTINLFNVTQWYLQVANILVLLMTIVGGTHLFNVMAALDFDNLRDQIRASLMMGFGYLHYTIILWSIVIGVYYLLSATYPSLIFLFGNGFIIFLISFVGTVIVKDFEKVTKEDEEIKKNYSKES